GGTGTTCATGGGgagcatgacactatggggttccgctgacctccagCCATTGCTACATATTAgattgaccagagggtccagggggtgtgtgAGCGCCTtggagattcacactcgcacgtgtgggtcgtgtgtagggaagtactacacatccaatttttccGACTAGAGGCCACCCCTAGATGAGcaagagataggtccctaaatcatgattacATGTGATtacattagcatggcccctataaTGGGGTCACTTGCTCACACCGTAtgtcatattatttttcaggtaaaggcaaggcacccatgtacggttgacggcgaCATCATaatcagagactgtggcacgtgcatagggtagatgcatatttaaattcctagtcttaggttagaataagatgtttgcatttcattatttaaattatttcatttgtaattgcttttattttaattttgaattccaGCGTTATGTTTTGAAACATGCGAGTCCGGTAGTGTTTTCTATAAGTTTGAAGTGTTTTGaaggtttttaattttttcgcTATTTATGACGAGCATTTAATAGTTATATTTCGCATTTAAGAGATAGTATGAGACATTAGTAGCAAACCTGAGTATGTAGAAATTTAGCGTTGTTACAagattaccatggagaaagacattttgaacatccaactAATGAATGAATCATTTTCGAGCAGCAGCAATAGTGAGTAAGCAACAAAGTGTAGTAAGTTTCTCTGTAGGAGAAAATGTCTTTTTATAATCAATACCTACGACCtgagtgtatccctttgctacCAGTCATGCTTTATAATATTCAACAGAACCAtcagagttgtatttaatcttgtataCCCAACGACAGCCAATAGCTTCATGGCCAGGTGGTAGAGGAACAAGAGACCAAGTATGATTACGTTCAAAAGCTACAATTTTAGCATTCATACCATGATGCCAGAATGGGCCGCTAACTGCCTCATCATAGGTATTAGGTTCTACGTGAACTgtataagagctagaaaaaCATGTTGAGTAGGAAAAAATGGGAGAGCgaaaggtaatgatgaagaGGATACCTGGGTGCCAATGTTGGGACTTGAGCTAGAGTTTAAATGATTGGCTGcagaagacatctcataaGCATTATGCCAAGTGGGAGATTATTTGGTTCGAGTAGAACTGATGTATCAAGTGAGATAGAATTAGAATTAGTGGGTGAATCTGAGATGACGAAATAGGAGgaaaatgaatgtttgagtAAGATGAATCATGGAGTGGTAAAATGGAAGTTGAAGGAGCTAATGTCAaagttggagaagaaaacgGAAGGAATTGCCTCCATTTTGTTGTAGAGTACAGTAAAACCATCaacaatagtgagaaaaaaacgtCAAACTACTATTTGGAGcggattttgttttctctttctacCCGTCTTCCAANttttttttttttttttttttttccctttcttcttcttcttccataaTACTGATTCGGGCCATTGCGTCGTCGCTTGAAAATCTGCCTGTCTAGCTCTGATTCAAACGTTTCTTCCCTCACCTtcttcataaaacttaaagGTAGTGTTATAGGGAAAAGCTAGGGATTAATTTAATACTTTCTCGTGGATGGTAGAATGAGTTATATAACTCAAAAATTCATCACAAAACTTATCCAAGTCGGAATTCAAACCAGAAGATTTTTTCTTTGGCCAGCCGATTCTAGAGCTTTTCAAGACCTAATTTCTTCGGGAAAATTCTTTCTTGTACTTCCCTCTAGCTAAAGAATTTGTTTTGGAGTTAAGcattttatcttaatttttggAATTCATCCTCGGTCTGTAAACTTATTGAGAAGCGCAAAGGTCCTTTCTTGGGCAGCCTGATCTAGGACGTATTAGCCCCCGatttatttatcaaaagtACTCATCGTAATCCTCTAAAACTAAAGAAAGgctcaattttgaagaaatggaCTATTAGTAAGAGTTCAATCATTACCCCCAAATCTTACccgaaaataattttcttcatttggaCACGCTCTAAGACTTGTTAACCTTCGTGTTCTTCTATGGAAATGTTCATTAGAGGTGTAGAAACTGAATGAGATAGGTTTTTCTTGACGACTTTGTGTGTGGTCTTGGATTGGAAATAAGTGTTTGAGGCTCCTTCAACACTCATTTCCTTCATCAAACTTGTcggtaatcttgtttagaaggTGTAGGAGCAAGTTTGAAGGGAAATAGCGGACTATGCCTCTCGAATCTGGAAGAAATTCGAGAATAAGAAACTCAAAATCTTAGAGGCTATAACTCCCAATTGAATGATCGACTTAGCTAGATTCTTGCTCCAAATGATAGCCCCTACTTTAGTATTTATAGAGGGAGCTTAAATCAACATTAAAAcctctttattaatttaaggttaaattttacaaatttttgttataaatatCTTCTCGGATCACTCGGCAACTATTCTCCATTTTGAATTCTTGTAGTTGAATAGGATGAGATTACTTCCTCTAGAACATACTCAGATTTGGCAAACATCCAACaacagaaaatgaagatatgaggAATTTTCTATAGGATACTCATTGTCGCGCAATATTGTTTTTTGATCCGtggcattttcgtaatttttttttgaatttcaagggtattttagtaatttgccattttttaaaaaatattttagtattttttttttataatccaaaaaatatatatatatatatatatatatatatatatatatatgaaactTCTTTTACCATTTGTTGGTCATATTTCCCTTATGGATcatcttgaaattcttttGCAAGAAGGAGTTAAAAATCCTAgaagtttcttaaaattagaaaaaggaCATTTTCgccttttatgttttttttttcctttccgaTCCTTTTCCAAAGGTCTTGATTCCCGATAATTACTGAAGTTACTTTCTTAGGACCCATGTCCTTGATTGAAtcccttcatttcttttcttagaTTCTTTAAATCTTATCTGGGCGGCTTAAACGTTACTTTCATCTTACCTTGGCCTAATCATAAACTAAGTCTCTCTCAAACCCGCAAGGGAGGGAGACTCCATTGTTCAAAATTATACTAATAATCTTGAATTATTCATACcaatgataatattaaattattaaattaattaattaattacgagaCTCGAAGGCATAAATCTCAACAGTGAAGAGATCAAGATCTATTCAGAACATTCAGATAAGATACGATCTCATAGGAATTAGGTTAAGGATTTGATTTTTCGAAGCTTCTACATTTGATTTCTTCTCGtttattgatgatttttttttatttattgaccATTTAGGTTCGTTCTAAGAATACGTACGACTTTGtagaagaatttgaaaaatattgaagcAATAATTGAAGGCTTAGAAATGGGGCAAACAACTAGATGAGAGAATGCAAGCGACCGAAACTTGAGGTAGGAGACAACCAGTCTAGTAGGTTCGGTTCAATCCAACTTAGTTGGACTGGTTAAGTCGATCTAATCAAATCGAGTTTGTGTATTGCTTGTAGTATATAATTGAGCATGAATGTTGTCTTTATTGCTTTATTGAATATTATGTGACATTGAATAGATTACGAGCATGTTAGGGGTCCATGATTAAGTTGATTTACTGTTTCTCTATTTGATTATGTGAGTTATGCTTGATGTGAACATGTTGCTACATGGAGACGCTTAGTGGTTCACCAACTAATTCTTATTTGTGAACTTGTCTCGATTGATAAAAGTCGACATAGTGCTTTTAGTAGCTCGCTATAATGTGAGGACTATTAGAGGGTTGCGAGTTAACCTTTAATAGGGAATCTATCTCGGTGGGATTTGTATTTATATCTTTATGATTATGAGTTGGTATGAATGGGGCCGAGCCTTGTGATGAATGAACCTTTTAGTTCCATATAAGTACTGTGTGGGGGCGATTAGGTGATCTCTATTCCTTAGTTGTAAGCTTGTTTAGATGAGGGCCAGAGACTGCATAGGACCTGTCTCGATTGATTGTGTACGTAACAACAGTATGAGATTATGAGTTGTAGCCACGATGAGATCTTTATTCCTTAGGTGTAAACTTGTTTAGATGAGAGCTAGGGACTGCATAGAACCTGTCTCGATTGATGAAAATATGAGATTATGAGTTGGAACCATGATGAGGTTGTGCTTTAAGCACCTACGATGTACAAGTTGATTATGATTGAGGGACTAATAATCTCAATGAGGTAAATGAGCTTCGAGGGCCAAACAACGAGAAtcaataaactaataaaagcTCAAATAGGTTGAATAATAAGAAGCTATGAAATTGTAAAACCGAAACTTTAAGTTGAGCTTGGGTGAGCTAGTAAAGCTTATATTTAGTCGAGGAAAGCCtatgaattaaaaatgcaACATCATGTTATGTAATAAGACATAAatgatttaatgaaaattaatgacATAACACTTAAAAATGAAGTTAGAGCTTGCAAGTAAACTATTTTTCGGTTATTTTTATACTCGTCCCTACTATCTTATCATTTTTAGATGGAAACTAAGTTGCACGGTTGAGGCAAGGGTTTGGACGAGCTATGGGGTTACAGGGGTCGAGATAGATCCAAATCTTAATTTCTGACTTCTGATGATTTCCATGTACTTGTTTTAATGCTACGTTTTGTAAACGAGGTCCCCTAATGTCTTTTGAATAAACGCTTATCTGGAAATGTATTTAATGCATGCACGTTTTAAATGGATCAAAAttatcgattttttttttttttaaattcaacgTCAATTAATAACGATCCGTGATTAGTTTTAGAGTTGTTACACTAAGAAGTTGACTCATTTAGGTtttgagaagaaggttttagaaattCGGGTAGAGATATTCTTGAAAAGAGAGaggtttgaaagaaaaattgaaagaaggtTTTAAAGCAATGTTTTAGGTTATAAGCGAGAAAGATAACACAACGACTTAAATAGCATACAACTCCGGATAAAGATAACACAACGACTTAAATAGCATACAACTCCGGATAAGAAGACTTGACGACTAGTTGCATCTCCGTATCATTTTGAGCCGAATAAAGACTTGTGAGACTTAAAGGTgcagtcaaaagtgactacagtgtcaaacaaagagggtactttgttcgagggctccagagaaaggagtcggacaatatcataccgtaATTCTTGCAAACTAAGACATTGTTGTTTacttatttcaaaattgaacCGATCGTATACGCTTCTTTTTTATGAGAATatcaatttgaaataaaaatgaagggCATCtatgtaattttcaaatttgtttttttccaaCCAAACCAAGAAATTGACTTATGGTGTTGAATTTTTCTATATTCTTTGAGAGTATTTTTGGACATTGNtttttttttttttttttttttttttttttttttttttttttttttttttttttttatagtttgtgtttgtacatttataaaaaattaaaggtattCACGTGTtggaaaaagtaaatgaatgTGAGCATGAAATGGGAGGTTGTTGAATGGATCCCAAATGTTTGAAGAGATGGAGTGGAAGATATCGCTCATCACCCATGTCACAACCACCCGTCTTGGGCTCTGTGGCGTAAGTGGGTTATCTTGTGTCTTGGGCTCGTGGTCTATGTGAGTTATCTTATGTCCGCCTAAGTGAGTTACCTTGTGACACATACATATGTCAGAGTAAGGGTGAATGTTGTAAGACGAGTGTTTCAAGCGACTTCTtttgaaatgagttttttAAGGACACTGTTGGGTGCTGACATTATGCTCCAACTCATGTGTAGAAGATTGAAATATGGACTGGACCTGCTATCTAGTACATTATCCCTAAATGATTTATCATAGACATGAAGGGGTCTTTGCCTTGATAAAACTCGAATTGATATGTAGGACACATGGGTTCATTCTCGATAAACATGTCTGAGTAAGCTTCAATAGTTGATGACATCCCGAGATCtgagatgacatcaaaatatattagtCGTGTTAACAGGGAACCAAAATGACAAGAGGAGTTCTGACGATGCATGTGAGAGACCTTAACCCCAAGTAGAGGGAAGATCGAGCCATATAACTTAGCCATATAACTTaacctagtgtagaggcaagtcaaATAGAATTATAGATGATTGAATATACACACCAAATTTTGCACAAATTAACCTTAACACTCATCATTTACGATGATATTATAAACCAATGAATGATATTGTACTAAAAAGTAAGTTGTAACAAAAAAGGCAAGCTAAAAAGAggctttcttcttcctccttttattattaattattcattttattttagttagcAAGTTGTTGGATAAAAGACCTTTATGCTGCCCATATCTCTTTATACACAAATTAAGATGAAATTANaaaaaaaaaaaaaaaaaaaaaaaaaaagaaaaaaggaaaaaagggcAAGGGCAGGGCAGGGCAGGGCAGACAGGTGGTGGACAGCAGTCGTTTGGTGATTCGGACCCCTTTGGTTCCGGGACAAAATACCGATgcaaaattattgttttgtgAAAAAGGGCCTTCCTTTATTATACCCCTTTGacccttcttcttttctctcatCCCCCTTTTCCACTGTCACGCACACCaccaaaaccaaaccaaacccaacCCCAACCCCCTTTCCCCTTCATTTTAGGTATGCTTTTCCTCCTTTCATCTTgctcttctttcatttcttctggTTTTTGCTTCTGGGGTTGCGTTTTCCCCCCCCATGGATCTGTTCCTTCCACTGAATAAGAAGCTTGTGGGTTTCCATTTCAAGATCTGGGGTTTCTTTGTTACCCTTTCAATCTTCTGTTTCTTCTATGTTGTttcatctatatatatatatatttcattttgatgCAGTTTTCAGGTCATGATTCGAAGGCAGGAGTGTTCTTCATATTGTGTGCTGCTCGATgaattttctcaaatctgatTTGCTTTAATCCAACTCTTTCTTACCTCTAATGGCCCCAAAAACGGCTTCCAAGCCTTCTGCAACTGATCCAAAGTCCTTAACTGAGCCAGTTATCTCTGGAGATGTATTGAACTCCACGCAGAGATCCTTGAATCAGTGTACTTTGAGTGATTCATCAAGCACCAAAGAGATCACATTGACCCAGCGAGATCCTGCGCTTACCGGGACTCGGGGTGTAGCAGAGGACTCTGTGGAACCTGAAAAGAAGACATCAGAATGTGAGAGTGGGAAGGATACAAACAGTGTTGCTAAGAGCAGTGGAAGTGGTAAGATTAGTAACTGTGTGGAGATGGTTGAGAGTGGGAAGAGCAGCGTGTGTCGGGGTAGCACGAGCAGCGATATCAGCGATGAAAGCAGCTGTAGCAGCTTTAGTAGTAGCATCAGTAAGCCTCACAAGTCGAATGACTTGAGATGGGAGGCCATCCAAGCTGTCCGTGTAAGGGATGGGATTTTGGGATTAGGCCATTTTAGACTGTTGAAGAGACTAGGTTGTGGCGATATCGGAAGCGTCTACTTGTCGGAGTTGAGCGGTACTAAATGTTACTTTGCAATGAAGGTCATGGATAAAGGGTCTCTAGCGAGTCGAAAGAAGTTGCTTCGTGCTCAGACCGAACGAGAAATACTGCAATCTCTTGATCATCCATTCCTGCCTACATTGTATACTCATTTCGAAACTGATAAGTTCTCATGCTTGGTGATGGAGTTCTGCCCTGGGGGAGACTTGCACACTCTAAGGCAGAGACAGCCCGGGAAGCATTTTCCCGAACAGGCCGTGAAGTATGTTCGTCGCCCTCGAACTTAATCACTATACATTCATGTTTCTTTGCCTGCATAAAGCTTATAATAAGCATATGGTTTTTGATGCAGATTTTATGTAGCAGAGGTCCTCCTAGCACTTGAGTATCTTCACATGCTCGGGATCGTATACCGGGACCTCAAGCCCGAGAATGTTCTCGTGAGGGAGGATGGACACATAATGCTTTCAGATTTTGATCTTTCCTTAAGATGTGCTGTTAGTCCAACCTTGGTTAAGGGCTCGTGTTCGGAGTCCGAGGCGTTGAGAAAGAATTCAGTTTATTGTGCTCAACCGGCTTGTATCCAACCTTCCTGCATTCAGCCATCCTGTGTAGTTCCCACCATGTGCTTCTCTCCCAGGCTTTTCTCTAGCAAGTCAAAGAAGGATAGGAAACCCAAGATTGAAATAGGAAACCAGGTAACGCCATTGCCAGAGCTCGTTGCAGAGCCTACGGAGGCAAGGTCAATGTCGTTCGTTGGTACACACGAGTACTTGGCGCCCGAGATCATTAAAGGCGAAGGTCATGGAAGTGCTGTTGACTGGTGGACATTTGGGATCTTTCTATATGAACTGTTGTTTGGTAAAACTCCTTTTAAGGGATCTGGGAATCGAGCGACGTTGTT
This genomic interval from Cucurbita pepo subsp. pepo cultivar mu-cu-16 chromosome LG20, ASM280686v2, whole genome shotgun sequence contains the following:
- the LOC111783110 gene encoding serine/threonine-protein kinase D6PK-like encodes the protein MAPKTASKPSATDPKSLTEPVISGDVLNSTQRSLNQCTLSDSSSTKEITLTQRDPALTGTRGVAEDSVEPEKKTSECESGKDTNSVAKSSGSGKISNCVEMVESGKSSVCRGSTSSDISDESSCSSFSSSISKPHKSNDLRWEAIQAVRVRDGILGLGHFRLLKRLGCGDIGSVYLSELSGTKCYFAMKVMDKGSLASRKKLLRAQTEREILQSLDHPFLPTLYTHFETDKFSCLVMEFCPGGDLHTLRQRQPGKHFPEQAVKFYVAEVLLALEYLHMLGIVYRDLKPENVLVREDGHIMLSDFDLSLRCAVSPTLVKGSCSESEALRKNSVYCAQPACIQPSCIQPSCVVPTMCFSPRLFSSKSKKDRKPKIEIGNQVTPLPELVAEPTEARSMSFVGTHEYLAPEIIKGEGHGSAVDWWTFGIFLYELLFGKTPFKGSGNRATLFNVVGQPLRFPESPVVSFAARDLIRGLLVKEPQHRLAYKRGATEIKQHPFFEGVNWALIRCASPPEVPKPVEIERIPSPTPPVSGKTVMARPGPDSKSSDNYLEFDFF